A window of the Terriglobia bacterium genome harbors these coding sequences:
- a CDS encoding response regulator: MNGDHILVVDDEDAIREIVSSMLNAAGYHCTQASSGIEALSVLEAQGEFELMLSDLMMAELDGIGLLERSKERFPDMPVVMVTAVHDISVALAAIRNGAYDYLLKPFEREQLMATVRRALENRRLKLENRAYQSNLESLVTARTEQLRQAMGDLERSYDITLEALGDALDLKDAETEGHSKRVTAFTIAMARAMGLPQERIKVIARGAFLHDIGKMAIPDAILRKPGKLDAEEVLIMQEHAHRGYQMLKKIPFLTEAAEIVYSHQEKYDGTGYPRQLKGNEIPMGARIFSIADTLDAITSDRPYRAAQPFTAAREEIRKWGGRQFDPEVVKVFLSMPESIWDDLRKEINSQIIRFAYAQKATV, encoded by the coding sequence ATGAACGGTGACCATATCCTCGTGGTGGATGACGAAGACGCGATCCGGGAGATCGTTTCTTCGATGCTGAACGCCGCCGGGTACCACTGTACGCAGGCGTCATCCGGGATCGAGGCGCTCTCCGTGCTGGAGGCCCAGGGCGAGTTCGAGCTGATGTTGTCCGACCTGATGATGGCGGAACTGGACGGCATCGGACTGCTGGAGCGCTCCAAGGAAAGGTTTCCCGATATGCCGGTGGTGATGGTCACCGCCGTGCACGACATCTCCGTTGCGCTGGCCGCCATCCGAAACGGCGCCTACGATTACCTCCTTAAGCCTTTCGAGCGGGAACAACTGATGGCGACCGTGCGCCGGGCGCTGGAGAACCGCCGCCTGAAGCTGGAGAATCGCGCCTACCAGTCCAACCTGGAATCGCTGGTGACCGCCCGCACCGAGCAGTTGCGCCAGGCCATGGGCGATCTGGAACGCTCCTACGACATCACGTTGGAAGCCCTGGGCGACGCGCTCGACCTGAAGGACGCCGAGACCGAAGGCCACTCCAAACGCGTGACCGCGTTCACCATCGCCATGGCGCGCGCCATGGGCCTCCCCCAGGAGCGCATCAAGGTGATCGCCCGCGGCGCCTTCCTGCACGACATCGGCAAGATGGCCATTCCCGACGCCATCCTGCGCAAGCCAGGCAAGCTCGATGCCGAGGAAGTGCTCATCATGCAGGAGCACGCTCACCGCGGCTACCAGATGCTGAAGAAGATCCCCTTCCTTACCGAGGCCGCGGAGATCGTTTACTCGCACCAGGAGAAGTACGACGGCACCGGCTACCCCCGGCAGTTGAAGGGCAATGAGATACCAATGGGGGCACGCATCTTCTCCATCGCCGATACCCTGGACGCCATCACCTCCGACCGTCCCTACCGCGCCGCACAGCCCTTCACGGCTGCGCGGGAGGAGATCAGGAAGTGGGGGGGACGCCAGTTCGATCCCGAGGTGGTGAAGGTTTTCCTCTCCATGCCGGAGAGCATCTGGGATGACCTCCGCAAGGAGATCAACTCCCAAATCATCCGCTTCGCCTACGCTCAGAAAGCGACCGTCTAG
- a CDS encoding 4a-hydroxytetrahydrobiopterin dehydratase: MGTTLSDAEVRNALNSLPGWKQNGKQIERVFEFPDFVAAMKFVNRIADAAEAAQHHPDITINYNKVKLALISHDSGGVTQRDVKMAGTINQVAG; the protein is encoded by the coding sequence ATGGGAACCACTCTGTCCGATGCCGAAGTCCGCAACGCCCTGAATTCCCTGCCCGGCTGGAAACAGAACGGCAAGCAGATCGAACGCGTCTTCGAATTCCCGGATTTTGTCGCCGCGATGAAGTTCGTGAACAGGATCGCCGACGCCGCGGAAGCGGCGCAGCATCACCCCGACATCACCATCAATTACAACAAGGTGAAGCTGGCGCTGATCTCACACGATTCCGGCGGGGTCACGCAGCGTGACGTCAAGATGGCGGGCACGATCAACCAGGTCGCCGGCTGA
- a CDS encoding GAF domain-containing protein, with the protein MFLGCFTAPQLASSFQAEEFLAQASAVLLLLGGAVLIYRSFRGRYLLTWILGWLAYLVHKFAAAEAVGNPGFHALSAAMYVVAITLFAFSVFYYTDRRSPLLRLGAFSTLTLGASVVWALWFPGSEYLRIALVLMYAAIRAAGAIQLALFSRGRRAVGPLLLVFSLLFLHMHEPGASDMVAGFDVALELLLGIGMVVMVLDDSHERARRLRVLSAVTTAIAEAQDFMPIVHTALKELKGLMTARASWFRMLDSDQLVLVDSLGLSDEYICTRRSIPVGESFSGRTIQSGSPAMVRTGEVDPETRERLRAEGFNHLLMIPVQGKKTVIGILNLGIAWYRTYRADELEFFAAIANQLGIAVENHRLFSQILQSQKQWVSTFDSIQDSVLVHDERFRIIKANRALLDRLDLRQSAIMQGTCDGLLPGVGRSWQAWQGCPYCWRASEFETGPDPCFGGFSQVSTSSYNEQESRHVGTVHIIKDVTEHRAIAERYRMLFEQVQEGVFISAPDGRLLDCNDAFVRMLGYGSKEELLKLDIPTQLYADPKVRSALLGEIDEKGYLRSFEITLRRKDGTSVPVLETSFARRDESGAVLTYQGFLLDMTEKKRAEDEIRRRNRELYALNTIAVAATQSFDLDEILRVALEQVVDLFAADTGAIYLAEEDGRTLRRRVASGQHSALAAELKEVEIPEEFLNAVRQARVEVITQQHLPNLPPTVAEYVRAEGLQSWIWALLWTKDKVVGLLGIASRAPREFTPADESLLVAIGRQLATTIQKVHLYEETRRAYEELTRTQEQLLQSEKMSAIGQLISGVAHELNNPLTAILGYAQLLENEDIPLRAQDFVQKLYKQAQRTHKIVQNLLSFSRQRKPQRQQVDLRRVLEDTLALRDYDMKLSNIVVGRDFQPNLPDVLGDEHQLEQVFLNIINNAADAMLETTRGGTFGVRICAGEGEVCAEFHDSGPGIKDVKRIFDPFYTTKSVGKGTGLGLSICYGILKEHGGSIRAFNHPDGGAVFQVRLPAVPMPAAHEPPLQVVRHDGPLHGRVLLVDDEESVLEFEREVLRSAGAEVFAFGDAEDAISRLRNENFDAVIVDGKMPGAWSGMEIYHWIRSNRPGMERNVIFAVSNVNDPAMCKFIEETGVPCLTKPFDVSDLVSVTRRLLQKARAKATV; encoded by the coding sequence ATGTTCCTGGGCTGTTTCACCGCACCGCAGTTGGCTTCCTCTTTCCAGGCTGAGGAGTTTCTTGCCCAGGCGTCGGCAGTATTGCTACTGCTGGGCGGCGCGGTGCTGATCTACCGTTCCTTCCGCGGTCGCTACCTGCTGACCTGGATCCTGGGCTGGCTCGCCTACTTGGTGCACAAGTTTGCTGCCGCGGAAGCCGTCGGCAACCCCGGATTCCATGCGCTCTCTGCCGCCATGTATGTGGTGGCGATCACGCTGTTTGCGTTTTCCGTCTTCTATTACACCGACCGGCGTTCGCCCCTGCTCCGACTGGGCGCGTTTTCCACGTTGACGCTCGGAGCGTCGGTGGTATGGGCGTTGTGGTTCCCGGGATCCGAATACCTGCGTATCGCCCTGGTGCTCATGTACGCAGCGATCCGGGCTGCGGGCGCAATCCAATTGGCGTTGTTCTCCCGTGGGCGACGGGCGGTAGGACCGCTTCTTCTGGTGTTCAGCCTCCTGTTCCTGCACATGCACGAGCCGGGCGCCAGCGACATGGTCGCGGGATTCGACGTGGCGCTCGAACTCTTGCTCGGCATCGGCATGGTGGTCATGGTGCTCGACGACTCTCACGAGCGCGCCCGGCGGTTGCGAGTGCTGAGCGCGGTGACCACGGCGATCGCCGAAGCCCAGGATTTCATGCCCATCGTGCACACGGCACTGAAGGAGCTGAAAGGCCTGATGACCGCGCGCGCGTCATGGTTCCGGATGCTCGACTCGGACCAACTCGTGTTGGTCGACTCCCTCGGACTGAGCGACGAGTACATCTGCACCCGGCGCAGCATCCCGGTGGGGGAGAGCTTCAGCGGGCGGACCATCCAGAGCGGCAGCCCGGCTATGGTGCGTACGGGGGAGGTAGATCCCGAAACGCGCGAGCGGCTGCGGGCTGAAGGTTTCAATCACTTGCTGATGATCCCCGTCCAGGGGAAAAAGACGGTGATCGGCATTTTGAACCTCGGCATCGCGTGGTACCGCACCTACCGGGCCGACGAACTTGAATTTTTCGCTGCCATCGCCAACCAACTGGGCATCGCGGTCGAGAACCACCGGCTGTTCAGCCAGATCCTCCAATCGCAGAAGCAATGGGTCAGCACCTTCGATTCCATCCAGGATTCCGTGCTGGTGCACGACGAGAGGTTCCGCATCATCAAGGCCAACCGGGCGCTCCTGGATCGCCTGGACCTGCGGCAAAGCGCCATCATGCAGGGGACATGTGACGGACTGCTGCCCGGGGTGGGGCGCAGCTGGCAGGCATGGCAGGGATGTCCGTATTGCTGGCGCGCGTCGGAGTTTGAGACCGGTCCGGACCCGTGTTTTGGCGGGTTTTCTCAAGTCTCGACCTCCTCCTATAACGAGCAGGAATCGCGCCACGTGGGCACGGTGCACATCATCAAGGACGTCACGGAGCACCGGGCCATCGCCGAACGCTACCGCATGCTCTTCGAGCAGGTACAGGAAGGTGTGTTCATCTCGGCGCCAGATGGGCGGTTGCTCGACTGTAATGACGCCTTCGTCCGTATGCTGGGCTACGGCAGCAAGGAAGAACTTCTCAAGCTGGATATCCCCACCCAGCTTTATGCCGACCCGAAGGTGCGGTCGGCGCTGCTGGGTGAGATCGACGAGAAAGGGTACCTGCGCAGCTTTGAGATCACGCTGCGGCGCAAGGACGGCACCAGCGTCCCCGTGCTGGAGACCAGCTTCGCCCGCCGCGATGAGTCGGGGGCGGTGCTGACCTACCAGGGCTTCCTGCTCGACATGACGGAGAAGAAGCGGGCCGAGGACGAGATTCGGCGGCGCAACCGCGAGTTGTATGCGTTGAACACCATCGCGGTCGCGGCCACGCAGTCGTTCGACCTGGACGAGATCCTGAGGGTGGCGCTCGAGCAGGTGGTGGACCTGTTTGCGGCGGATACAGGCGCAATCTACCTCGCGGAGGAAGACGGAAGAACGCTGCGACGGCGGGTCGCCTCCGGGCAGCACAGTGCGCTGGCGGCCGAGCTGAAGGAGGTGGAGATCCCCGAGGAGTTCTTGAACGCAGTGCGGCAGGCCCGCGTGGAGGTGATCACGCAGCAGCATCTGCCGAACCTGCCGCCCACGGTGGCCGAGTACGTGCGCGCCGAGGGCCTGCAATCGTGGATCTGGGCGCTTCTCTGGACGAAAGACAAGGTGGTGGGGCTGCTGGGCATCGCCAGCCGGGCGCCCCGCGAATTCACCCCCGCCGACGAAAGCCTGCTGGTCGCCATCGGCCGCCAGCTTGCCACCACCATCCAAAAGGTGCACCTGTACGAAGAGACCCGCCGCGCCTACGAGGAGCTGACGCGCACGCAGGAACAGCTCCTCCAGAGCGAGAAGATGTCGGCCATCGGCCAGCTCATCTCCGGGGTCGCTCACGAATTGAACAACCCGCTGACCGCCATCCTGGGCTACGCGCAGTTGCTGGAGAACGAAGACATCCCGCTGCGCGCCCAGGATTTCGTGCAGAAGCTCTACAAGCAGGCCCAGCGCACGCACAAGATCGTTCAGAACCTGCTTTCATTCTCCCGTCAGCGCAAACCGCAACGGCAGCAGGTAGACCTCCGCCGCGTGCTGGAAGACACGCTCGCCCTCCGCGATTACGACATGAAGCTGAGCAACATCGTCGTGGGACGGGACTTCCAGCCGAACCTGCCGGACGTGCTGGGAGACGAGCACCAGTTGGAGCAGGTGTTTCTCAACATCATCAACAACGCCGCCGACGCCATGCTGGAAACGACCCGCGGGGGCACCTTCGGCGTGCGCATCTGCGCCGGCGAGGGCGAAGTCTGCGCCGAGTTCCACGACAGTGGCCCGGGCATCAAGGACGTGAAGCGCATCTTCGATCCCTTTTACACGACCAAGAGCGTGGGCAAGGGAACCGGACTGGGCCTGAGCATCTGCTACGGCATCCTGAAAGAGCACGGTGGGAGTATCCGCGCCTTCAATCACCCGGACGGCGGCGCGGTGTTCCAGGTGCGCTTGCCCGCCGTTCCGATGCCGGCAGCCCACGAGCCGCCGTTGCAGGTGGTACGGCACGATGGCCCGCTGCACGGGCGCGTGCTGCTGGTAGACGACGAGGAATCGGTGTTGGAATTCGAGCGCGAAGTGCTGCGCAGCGCCGGCGCCGAAGTGTTCGCCTTCGGCGACGCAGAGGATGCCATCAGCCGACTGCGCAACGAGAATTTCGACGCCGTCATCGTGGATGGCAAAATGCCCGGCGCCTGGAGTGGAATGGAGATCTATCACTGGATCCGCTCCAACCGTCCAGGAATGGAGAGGAACGTCATCTTCGCGGTCTCCAACGTGAATGATCCCGCGATGTGTAAATTTATCGAGGAAACCGGCGTCCCCTGCCTGACCAAACCATTCGACGTTTCCGACCTGGTCTCGGTGACGCGGAGGCTGTTACAGAAGGCGCGGGCCAAGGCGACGGTGTGA
- a CDS encoding TrbI/VirB10 family protein — protein sequence MRLAALLLFSAALVFAQETASPAEQSDADPGTVVVPAGTKLPVVLKHGINTKTARSGDPIYCETNFPVVANNRILIPAGTYVQGSISNIKRPGRVKGRAEVLMHFDTLIFPNGYTVAIPGAVDNLPGADTQQLKDKEGTIQADSSKGKDAATIAGTGATGAVIGSVAAGGKGAGIGAAAGGLAGLAITMLTRGNEVRLDPGTTVEMVLQRPLVLEEERLAALPDPLVPAGRQNRPMERPKPTTPPRTK from the coding sequence ATGCGTCTCGCAGCCCTATTGCTGTTCTCCGCCGCGCTGGTATTCGCCCAGGAAACGGCCTCTCCCGCCGAGCAGAGCGACGCCGATCCCGGGACCGTCGTTGTCCCCGCCGGCACCAAGCTGCCGGTCGTGCTCAAGCACGGGATCAACACCAAGACAGCGCGGTCGGGCGACCCAATCTACTGCGAGACCAACTTCCCCGTGGTAGCGAACAACCGCATCCTGATCCCGGCGGGGACCTATGTGCAGGGGAGCATCAGCAACATCAAGCGACCGGGCCGGGTGAAGGGCCGGGCCGAGGTCCTGATGCACTTCGACACCCTCATCTTCCCCAACGGCTACACGGTCGCAATCCCGGGCGCGGTGGATAACCTGCCCGGCGCCGACACCCAGCAACTGAAGGACAAGGAAGGCACGATCCAGGCGGATAGCAGCAAGGGCAAGGACGCGGCCACGATCGCGGGCACCGGCGCGACGGGCGCGGTCATCGGTTCGGTGGCGGCAGGTGGCAAGGGAGCGGGAATCGGTGCGGCGGCCGGCGGGCTGGCCGGCCTCGCCATCACCATGCTGACCCGCGGCAACGAGGTGAGGCTGGACCCGGGTACGACCGTGGAGATGGTCCTGCAACGGCCGCTGGTGCTGGAGGAAGAGCGCCTGGCGGCGTTGCCCGACCCACTGGTCCCGGCTGGGCGGCAGAACCGGCCTATGGAGCGGCCCAAACCCACGACTCCACCGAGGACGAAATAA